The window CATAGGATAATTGTTACAATTGTGCTAGCAAGGACAACAAAGACGTTCAAATGCTGCTGATAGCTGCTGGTTATGACTTTACATAAGTATTTGTACATGTGTAATATATGTAGCATTGGCCCACTTTGGCCTTGGTTTCAGCTGCAGTTGGAGCCTACGTGGGtgaggcaaaaataaatttcttcgGAGTTCTCTTTGGAAGTTTCATTGCAAACATCACAGTGGATGTTGTTTTCAGTGATGCCAATGTATTTGGACTGTTTTGTTCATCTGAATGTGTTTCTTCACGTTCAGGTGAGGAATCAGTCTTAGATTGCATCACTTTTTCCAGCTACAGGCGCTTCTGCAGCAATGCTACATACAGAAAGCAAATAGAGGTTTTGGTGTCTGTGTACACGTACGTACTTGAACCTTGTAATCTTTGTGAGAGAGCTCTTCAAAGTTGGTATCAACTGCAGCCTGGTATCACCTGCAACAGGATACGTTTGAAGCTTCCTTTCACCTGAGACTCAATATTTGTGACTGAGGGTTTCCATTAGTAAATGTAGTTTAACCCCAGTGTGTGCGAGAGCCTTTGCAGGCGTTATCTTTTAAAGAGGTTAAGTGTAAGGTCTTCACCTTGCAGACAGCTATGCTCTGGTGGTTAATCCTGCTGACTCCTTTGAACCTATGGGGCAGGCTGTACCCATATGTGCAAGTGGCTGCAGGACAGGTTACATGCTGGAGGAGGTGAGCGAAGTGTTTGAGAACGGTCCCTTTCCCAGTTCTTTCTTCTAAGTGTTGAGTGAGATTGAGGGCTTTTggaaaacatgcagaaatacaTTGGTGGCCAGCCTGGCAAGAAGTGGTTGCTTTTGGCTGCAGCTGCACTCAGCAGTGCCTCTGACCCAGGAATCTGAAATCCCATTCCTGGAAGAAAAGATGCTTTTGTGGTGCCCTTAGATGCCACCAGCCTGTGGAGTCCCCCAGGCCAGAGAGGCTGCGTGTCTTACGGAGCAGGCTTGGTGCGGGTGGAGTCTGCAGTGAGTTTAACTTCTAGCTGAACAAGCACATATGAAGGAGGggaaactgcctttttttctgcatacaATCCAAATTTGAGTGAACCCTAACGCTAGAGGATACTGCTACCAATCGCAAGTCCCTACTGCACAGCCCACAATGAAAAGCTTCTCAGAGAAGTGATTGCAAAtaactgttttttaatgttgcctTGCTCAATTTTATTATGGAAAGCAGTCAGCACAAGTGGATTTCAGGTGATGGGAAAACTGCAACCTGAACAATTAGCTTGCCAAAGTTAACAACAAAAATGGAATTACAAGTGTAAGCACCGATAGCTGTCTGGATCAGCAGTGGAGCTCTTGGTTTGTGGATGGAGCAAAAGGCATGCTTTTTATCAGTTTTGTTGGTAGATGACTCCTTGAGCCTgtaaatataatattaaaagGATCACATATTAAAAGTTTCTCTGCTGAAAGGTTTCAATGTGAGTCCTTGCAGCCACTGGTCTCTTGGTGTTTTGACTGAACTTTCCTGTTACATTTACAGAGTGCTTTTGTCCACCATGTTTATGTACCCTTCTTGTTGCAAACATTCATCTTTATTTCAGTGATACAGTTCATGAGAAATTGTGAAGGTTTCTTTCAGGGTCCTGCTAGGGAGGCGGAGTGTATAGAGTGCATCTGAGGGAAAGTTCTCTAAAATGAGATCTTGTGGCTTCCACTATATTTCTGCACAACAGATTACCCTGTAGTACATGACCTGGAAGCAATGAATAAATGCTCTAGATTTTTCTGTTCAACAGAATGGGTTCTTTCATAAAAgagatatatttatatgtatgtgtgtaaatAGATATAGATATGTGAGCATATTAAAACTTAGTTATACAAATGTTGAAAGACCTCTGTGACACCAAGGGCAAGTGAGAAGTCAGCCAGTGAAAGGTCTGATTCAATGCGTGACTAAATCTGGTTAGATCCAAAATCTTCAGTTACCCCTTCTCTTAGATGTGGAAGTGCTAACATAAATGTTAAGAACTGTTAGGATACTATACTAACCAGTAGAAACAAGTGTTTTCTAACAACGGAAGTGATTGAGGGCACTGAAAAAAAGGGCAGAACCACCACAATACTTTGGttaaaattttcttgttttgtttttaccctGCTTTTGGTGCAATGAGTTGTACCTTCCAGAGCCAGTGTGAATTTGTGGATTCCCAAAGGTTACTGGCACCAGAAGCCTAATCCATGCACTGAAGCATGTACCCTTAACAGACTCTGTGCTGAGATGCAGACTTTCCATCCAGCTCAGTGGTCCCTAGGGGATTTTCACCTCCAGCCTTTCACTGGATCCCTCTTTGCTGCCACCTCCTATCGTGCCAGTGGTAAGCACGGGCTAGAAAGCTCACTGACCCTGTCGGGGGCCAGCTGGGTATCTTTGCCCCATGCTTCCCAGCATTGCTTGTTCTGGGAACACTGGCACCGACGCCACACAGGCCTGGCATTTCCTTGGGTTTAATCTCTGCCACAGGTGGTCAAAACAGTTTAGTCACATCTCGTGTACATTTGTGTGGACTCTGGGAAAATGGTTGACCAAAATAGTGATATTCCTGTGAGATGAAATCCAAAGAAGCTTGTTAGGAAGGATAGGGGGAAAAGGGAGAACTTGTTCAGTTGTTGAGGCGTTGTTATTGTCGGAAAGCTCCAGCAGTGATTGGGTAACTTCTGAAATGACAGCGTCAAGAGACTAAAagctgaagtgttttgttttgacaatACGGTTAACGTTGTTGGCTTAATGACCACTGTGGTGAAAAGCCTTCTTGTTTAAACATACTTCTGTCTCTGCTTAAGTGATATGACATCTCTGGATGTCCCCAAAATGGCTCCAGTAAATTCAGGGGAGATGATATTTGGCAATGTTGAGATAGTCATTGTTAAAAGCTAGAAAccaagaagaatttttttccctttgagttTTATGAAAttgaacaaaacagaatttcaatAAATCCTGACTCTAATTCAGGGAAAACCCCtttgaggaaacagaaaatggaagctgGACAGTCTGAGTACACAGAGACTACAGTAgagtgcttttttaaaaagtatttgtgaACAGTGAAAAACAAGAAGCCCAAGCAGAAGGTCAACAGAGATTATCGTTTCCAGTGCATCTATTTCCTTCttaaactgattatttttctttcccgCCATTTCTTGCAGATCTCTCTTTTTTGCCATGTCAGCTGACAGCCACCAGCTCCACACTCATTCCTACCAGGATGCACTAAGTTCTACTTGTCACAGTCTCTTGAATGCCAACAGTCACCCCTTGTCAAAGAGCTCGTCAAGTCTGGCCTATACTGGGCAATCAACTTTAGAGGAAAGGCAAAGCAACAAACAGGAGCTGAAGAAAAGCCACAGTAGCACCGTCTGCCATACCCTGGGAAACGAGAGTGACGCCAGGAGTGTGCCGAGTCCTGGATGGTCTTTCTCGCAGCCTGGGGCGATGGGACTTGGGGCAGCGGTCCCAAGCGATCAGGCAGCCGATGACAATTCACAGAGCAGAACGAAGACTACAAACCATCTTCTTATCGCTGAACAGTCCCCAGCATCCCGGGAAGCGAGGGGCAATAAGATGCGTGTAAAGAGCAGCACTGTTGAGAATGTTTCTTCAGCCTGCGCTGTATACCAGCAAAGCTCGTGTGAAATGGAAGAACCAGGAACTGCCCTTCAGAGAAGCCACTCAGACCTAACTCGCAGTTGCAAACAGCAGACTTATGTCACTTGCACAGAAACCAGTGCTACTCACTCCACCCTAACCTCTTCTAGCTGCAGGCATGGTCTGCCAGTGGCTGCGATGTCTTTCCCAACACAGACATATGGatcagaaacaaatgaaaatacatcTCACTATCAAAACCTTGTGACTCATTTTCCAGTTCTGCCTAGAGACCAAGAAGTACCCACAAATAGCTTTGAGAGCAGTGGACTTCCACGTAATGCTACTGTTTACACAGATCCTGGAACCTTTCACACTGCTGTTCTAGGACCCCACgtgcctggaaatggtttctCAAACAGGACACTGTTCAGTCAAGCCACGGGGTTTATTCACGGTGGTCTGACTTACAGTAATCTTCCAAACTCTGCATACTCCCCCATGGTGATGGCAGTTCATAACAATGCTGCAGGGCCCTGTAATACAAGGCAGGACCCTTGTATGAAAGCAGATGCCACAGTCCCTGCCTATTGCCATTCTTTGCCCATACCATCTATACAACTTGTTCCACGGTTGGTATGCTCTGTTAGCGAGTCGGGAAAAGAGCAGGCAGCACCTGGCTATTTTCACTCCTTTTCTACTTCAGACATTCTGACATATCCTAAGCTGGTGTCTTCAGTAAGCGAATCGGGCCTGGATGCCAAGAGAGTCCTGAAGTGCTGTAGCAACGCTGCAGAACAACATGCTCAACACTGTGCtcagcagcaaacagcagctcCAGAAACAAAGGCTGCCTGTGTTGCCTTTAGTAGCCAGCAAGGTGCAGACACGGTAATGACAACCAAGGATATGTGGACTATGACCTCTATGAATGACTTAACTAAAGGACTGAAACCAGCTCTCGAGCACAGAGATGCCGAGGTACAAACGCTTTCAACCATGGAATGCAAATCTGTGGCAAcaagcccagcagctgcagcaggtggcCACTCGCATGTGTTCCCAGAGGTGAACCTGGAGCAAGACCTGGAGGCCCCCAAATCTCCAGTACGTGAAGTGAGATGGGATGACGAAGGAATGACGTGGGAAGTGTATGGGGCATCTGTGGATCCAGAAGTCCTTGGGTTAGCCATTCAAAAACACCTCGAGATTCAAATAGAACAATTCCAGACAGAGCCTGCTCAGCCGGCTGGGAAAAGTAATGAGGAGCCATCTTCTgataaaatggggaaaaaaaggccgtTCAGAACAATGATGCATTCCCTGAGATACCCGAGCTGTTGTGCTCGTTCCAGTACTGCAGTGGAGTGAGCACAGCTGGGGgacagctgtgctgctcttaAAGCATAAATAAATGCTGACTCTTATGTGTTAACACAGTACATGTGGACAATCCACTCCAGGGTAAGTGGGAAAGGTTCTGTGGCCATCAAATACTCATCAAAGCAAGGAAAAACCCTTGTTGGGCCAGAAAACAGAGGACATGAGGCCGTACCTACATCAGGCCATCCGAATGCTCTTGACTGTATTTAATGTAGCACTGTTTTATTCTTCTATGTTAGTTTTAAATCATTGTAAGGAATAAGACTTCTTTTCTAAATGATGCCTCTTTTTAACataacaaatttttttctgtattttaataatttagggTTAGAAGACAATCAGAAAATTATGCTTTAATCAAAGTTCTTAGCTTTCAATCCTACTCCCTTCAATTGTTTTGGGGAGCTACTTTGCTGTTAATTTGTAATAATGCTGACAATAAACCCACTTTTACAGTAGACAAAATGACGAACTAGTGCAATGCTCTATGACGAGGAATTGTAACTTTTGCTACGTAACTCTGTGAAGTAATTTTGATACTGCTAGTCTGAACGCTTCCCTTTGCAAGCTGATGTGCAGTTGGAGGATGCTCCTGCAACTTTCAAATTAGTTTGTAGTTATGATGAATTACACTCTAAATATCCAGAAGTGGTGTTCACCAAGCGATTGACACAAATGTACAGTATTACCAGAGATGACTCCTGTAATGTGAATTACTTGTAGGAGGCTTATTAGAGAGATGAAACAAAAGCTGTTCAGATTAGTCTGTCACACTATCATACCCTACAAATCGtaagcagttttgttttgctcatattaaaagtaatttccagCGAGTCCTTTTTACGTGCGCCTGTCCTGACCCGTGGTTATTTTGGTGTTGCATGGCCCAGAGGTGGCAGTTCGCACGTAACCTTGGCTCGTCTTGTGTTCCCTGCCTGGCCTGCTCAAAGTGAGACTGTGTGCCGTCACCAAAGTACAGCGCTGAGGTGGTTTGTTCTGAGTGCCTTGGTCACAGGGGCAGCTTAAAGATTTCTATTCTCCCCAAACCAGCTTTGCAAACAATTTCCCAGTGAGAAACTTCTTATGATGCTGTAATGCAGCCATAGTGCAGGGGAATATGCAATATTTTTGATAGGGAGAGTGAAGgaacatttatttctgtctcaAGGGAAAACTTGCAGTGTCAGAGAACTTTCTGCTGTGGAATTCCGTTCTCCTTTAAATGTGTCTGGTTGtgcttttgttggtttggtttggtttttgtccCAGCTTCCTAAAACAGTAAGTTAGCAGGCTGTCTACATGATGTTCACCTAACATGTATATGAGCAGGACCCCCGGTGCTCAGGatggttttaaaatttcagctagaaaatctttaaatataggagctgctggctggcatGCTCTGTGATGCATTCATTTAACAGCGTAGAGTAGTTCAAGATCAAATTTTTATTCCTGGACAAAGTGGAATTAAACAGACCTGGCTCCTGTGAAACTTGCTTTGAGTTCAGGAGGCTTCATTCAGGCCCTGGGACTTCGGCCTCAGCAAAGTCTGAACTCAAAACGACTTTTATAGAAATGAGGTCTGAAACCACTGGAATGCGACGCCTTACTCAGGATGCCTCTATAGCTGCGAGCATCCAAGTTTTGATAATGTTAAAGTTCCTTTTATTAAAGCGTTACTAGaagtaaagaagaaacaagtaaCTAAAAAAAGACACTTCCAGTGTTATTTAGCGTTTAGCTAAACAGTTTCTATATGGGCTTATTTTATGGTCCAGAGTATCAAAAGCAGTACCAAACCACTGATTTGCTCCGTTCTTCAAACATTACACTCcgagaattttaaaaactataatGGTCTCAAACCTTGTGTTGTCCGTTAGCTTGTCCTCGGGCGTACAGGAGAATTAAAGATTTGAACAATTAAACTAAAGCTTTAAAATAGCAACTGTACCTTGTTCCTGTGACCATCACAATCCACACTTTTAAGCTGTTTGACATGTGAAATAATCTTTAttctccttcccagccccaAGCACCCCTCCAAAATAAAGCCCCCAACTCGAGGAAGAGGATAAAATAGACTCAGTATCAAACTGGTCAGAATGAGATAATCTGCAGAAGGGACTGGAAGAATATGGCAAAGTCCCTTGAGTGCTTTGGCCGCTGTATACTATAACTGGAGCCACTCTTAGATCTCATACAGCTCTGGTGTGCATTACCTATGGTTTATGCATTGGTACAGATTTGCTATTACGGCACCAAACGCTGATTATCATTCCTggctgagaaaaataaatgacaagCAAGGGAAAAGGACACCAACGATTTGCTAATCAAAAACAGGTGCTCGCTCACTACAGGCATCGTGACTCTTCAGGATGCTGGCTGGAGTCACTCTTGGTAACAAAAATAGCGTTTGTCTTTGAggattttctgtgcttttggaAAGGATTAAAATACAAGGCATATTAATAGAGATTTGGGGGGACACACACCGAAACAAAATACTCATCTGAATATTAACTACACGGATAAAATAAGTTGTTTCATTTGTATGCTGGATACCTCTTTAAAAAGGGAATTTGGATTCACTTTGCATTTGtgttgcttggttttttttaatttaaataccaGTCAGGTTGTATAGTAAGTATTCTTCGTGTTAGTGCCCTGTTCAAGTGTTACTCATAAATGTGAGaactctttctctgttttttaatgttttctaacTTAGGAAAATCCAAATCGATTTCATTctacttttaaatataaatagatGGAGAACTTACACTAGATTTATAAATGAGCGAGCCAATGTGAACACATGCTTTTCAAGCTAGGGTGAAGTCAAGGTGTAGTATTTTCTTGAAAGCATTTGAAGATCAGTTTGCATTGCATCAGGttgcctctgctccccagcctggaTGCTCAGGTACTATTTACGGCCGATCAAATCAGGGTTGCCTTTCACACAAACCCTCAGTGAGGGTGCGCTGGTGCACCGGGAGCTTAACCCTTTTGCCTGTGCAGCTTCTTTCCCTTGAACTACGGGAACAGCCGCCTGGTAATGGAGTGTTTTGGATATGTTATAACATCCTTAGGTGCTAACTAACATCTCTAGAAGGACTGAACTGTATGTGCTACTTGAGGACTCTAGGACTGACAATGGGCTGAGATGCTTAGGTCAGTGGTTCAGCACAGACTGAAGGGAACTGGTGCTGATATCAGTATACTGAGGAAGTAGCTCTGAAAAAGAGTTAAAATGATTTCACTGTGAATTATTATTTGTCTCTAGTAACAAAGGAGATATATCACCATATGTACTGTTACCGTTCCTGGAGGAGAGGCCAAAGCCTGTCAGGCATTTGGCACTGACTGACTTTATTAATGTTGCACAGTTGTACTTTGAGGTAATCTTTGGTTGCAGGGTTAAATGCTGAAATAAGGGATATTGTtgcaatgttttaaataaaaacctttcCTAGTTAAGtgaattatttagaaaaaaggaaaaaaaaccaactaaaaaGTTGCTTAGTCAATGTCATATCAGTTAGTTTAAAACTCATTGTATGTATTTGTTTGGTCTTCTCCTGaaaaatgttgatttgttctGAGAAATAGCTTCCTAGAGTTGTGTTCGTGACCGGCTGCCTAATCGCTGGGGATCAAGTGGGAAGGCCACCTAACCAAATTCACTCTGGGCCCGGTAACGGAGGTGCCCCCACAACCTCCTCTCCAGTGATTCCTGCCGCCCCCAGGGCGATGGGGGGACACCAGCAGGGATGGGGCGTGCAGCTGAGGGGCTCTCTGAAGCTGGCAGCCCCGTGATGGGTGCTGTGGGCTCGCCCTCACCCCCGGTTCAGTCTGCGGTGCTCGCAGACCACTTGCCTTTGGTCTCATGCTGCTGGAAGAGACCTTCAGTTGCTATAGCCTGGATCCTGAGCTGGTTCTGCTGAGGATGGCCACAGGTCTCGCCCTCCTACACAGGTTTTACTTAGGAACCCCTGCTCTAGAATGAGCTTCTCTTCCTTCCAGATGTAGCTTAAGAAATTGCGTGTTGTACAGCTGAGCCCTGCGGAGCAACGCTGCTCCGTGCCCATGGTCCTCTGAGGTGGGAGTGAGTGGGGAGGAAAATGCAATCGGCTGTTCTGTGCCCAGCCATAACCAAAGAcgtttcagggaaaaaaacatctcCACTGTACAGATGGGGGAAGGTATTTCTTTCTGATCACTTCTCTGCTTATAAACAGCAACAAATAATGGCCAGCTGGACTAATTGCATTATTGGATAGACATTTAGTCTTTTAAATCCAAAGCAGTAATGACCTGTCTGAGGATGTGTCGAGGTAAGAGGCCTTCTGGAAGGATGTTACTTCCTGTTAAAGATGGAACATGAAAAACTGTGTAGCTTTGCTTAGGAAAAACAGCGTGCCGTGAGGTTGGGATAAAGCAGAATCTTAGAGCAGAGAGGAGGCCCAGGAACCCCAGCCCCAAACAGGGAGTGGGGCCCGGTGCCCTCCAGACACTGCTAGCCCCCTTCCTCAGGAGCTTTTCCAACTGTGAAATTGCAATGTTAATACTTCGTTACCATCTGTTCCTTTCAGACATGTTGAGGTGATTAATTTGTCTTCTTAAGCCccttgaaaatgaaagcagtctATTAGTGCTAAGTAATACCGTTCATAGGCAAGAAACAAGGAAGTAGCGTATGGGTTTATGAattggaaataaataattttaatcaaCTCCTACAGAACTAGTTAAATAACTCGGTGGGACTTGCTGCATCAATCACTTATGCCTTTCCCTTTCAGGGGACTTTAGGACTCAGAGTGAAGCGAGTTTTGGTTTCAAAgtcatttcttttccctctattcagaaattatctgaaatgaaaaacacaacGTGCCTATTGAGCTTCTTTCCAAAGCCTTGTTATTTACACAGGTCACAAGACCCAGCTGACCCTCTGCAGATAAGGAGAATCTAATGCCTGTGAGCCTGTGGTAGAGCCCTGGGCTGCTCGTGTCTGCGAGGGCTGCGTGCCTGCTGAGGGAGGGAGACGCGGTGCTTTCCGCTGATGTTATAGTGTGGGGCGTCCCACTCCCCTGCCCTTCTGCAAGGGGCAGCTCTACAGAGCCACGTGGTTTGTTTATAAAGGAGAAGAGACAGGTAAGCTTTGTGGGTGATGTGTGCGTTAATgagaattttattctttttctcgCATGAAAAGAAACTTGCAGCCAAAAATTCTTCCTACTATAAAGATGGGCATGGTCCTTTTTCATCTCTTCAAGATAGAAGGAGTGTATCCATTTTCTGTGGGGCAGCACCCCTGCCCTGGTCAAAACCAGTGCTGTGGAGTTGTTTCTTCCACCTGGAGCACTTCACAAAACTAAGCACACAGTCACTTGTGGCTTTTACTGCCAATCTGCATCAGCGAAGGGAGTGGTGCATCTCCTTTGCTGGTCACCTAGATGCCTGGCTTCCGTCCTTCTCAGGCTGTCAAAGTGTTGGGTCTTGAGCTGACAGCCGTCACATGTACAAGGGCCAATGTGTTCAGATAGCAGAGTACTAAGCTGTAGCTTGTAAGCGTTTAGAAGCATTAATCCTGTCTAATATGTGACCGAaacagatgtcatctatcttATTATCAGCCTTTCAATACACTACGGGCTACGCCACTCGGATGACATGTGAAGGAAgcttagaaaacaaagcaaggaaacGCAAGCGAGGAAATGACACTGCAGACCTCCATCCCGTTCCAGCCACCTCCTGCTCGCCTACGGGCAGAGAAGACTACTCCAGCAGCACCGGTGTCGCAGGTGGCTCAGCGGTGTAACGAAGGAGAGATTTTGTCCCCCATGGTGTTAAAGGTAGTGTAACATGATGAATCTGGGTCAGGAGCGGTCGTGAACTCCTGCTGGCCAGGGTTACAGCTCCTAGCTCCACCTGGCGCGCAGCCTGGCAGTACGGacctcctctttctcccctgCATTTTCTGGTCCCTGCTCACCTCCTACAGTTTTTACTGCAAAGCAGAGATGGGTCACAGCTCCCTGCGCAGTGAACCTTGCCGAAACACACTTCTGTTTGTGCCGTCCAGTGCCCAGCTGCTGATGGGCAGCTCTTTGCAGTGCACGAAGCACACAGAACCACCCAGTCTTGGGTGCCGTGATCTGACCTGCACTGCACCGCCCTGACAGCAATCGCAGGAGCTGGCTTTTCTGGTCCTTCCCCTGCCACAGACACAACACCCTCAGTAAAGACACGTGCATGAAAAGTCAGTCCTTTCGTCTCCTCTGCTTTTTGCAATGGCTGTAGATAATTTGCTTACCCTGCCTCTGGCTGTAGTGCAAGCTGCTTCGCCCCAGACTGGGACTGGGCAGAAATTCCTGCATGCAGGTAAGTTTAATGCTGTCTTGTGTTCACGTGTTCTGGAAAACCCTACAAATGCTGTTGCCTCAGAGAATCCAATTTTAGGGTAGCCTGTACATTAA of the Phalacrocorax aristotelis chromosome 14, bGulAri2.1, whole genome shotgun sequence genome contains:
- the GPRIN2 gene encoding G protein-regulated inducer of neurite outgrowth 2, encoding MSADSHQLHTHSYQDALSSTCHSLLNANSHPLSKSSSSLAYTGQSTLEERQSNKQELKKSHSSTVCHTLGNESDARSVPSPGWSFSQPGAMGLGAAVPSDQAADDNSQSRTKTTNHLLIAEQSPASREARGNKMRVKSSTVENVSSACAVYQQSSCEMEEPGTALQRSHSDLTRSCKQQTYVTCTETSATHSTLTSSSCRHGLPVAAMSFPTQTYGSETNENTSHYQNLVTHFPVLPRDQEVPTNSFESSGLPRNATVYTDPGTFHTAVLGPHVPGNGFSNRTLFSQATGFIHGGLTYSNLPNSAYSPMVMAVHNNAAGPCNTRQDPCMKADATVPAYCHSLPIPSIQLVPRLVCSVSESGKEQAAPGYFHSFSTSDILTYPKLVSSVSESGLDAKRVLKCCSNAAEQHAQHCAQQQTAAPETKAACVAFSSQQGADTVMTTKDMWTMTSMNDLTKGLKPALEHRDAEVQTLSTMECKSVATSPAAAAGGHSHVFPEVNLEQDLEAPKSPVREVRWDDEGMTWEVYGASVDPEVLGLAIQKHLEIQIEQFQTEPAQPAGKSNEEPSSDKMGKKRPFRTMMHSLRYPSCCARSSTAVE